tatacatactataaatacttattctccccactgtatattcaATAATATTTCTTGATAcctttgtctgtgttgttcAATTATATAGCCATTATCCATATTATCATGATATCCATAttattctgtttttcttatATTCTGTTAATacactgcatatacagtatttatattactgctactacactgcacatatctgtTCATGTTGTTCATACATTGTCCATACTACATAGCCATATTTATTCTACACGTAAGGCTAATCTCATTCTCAGCATGTCCTTAAATATTGCAAGAATAGTCACCCATCACATACCACAACATCCAGAAGatgcttttgtctgtgtgtgtgagtgtgtgtgtgtgtgtgtgtgtgtgtgtgtgtgtgtgtgtgtgtgtgtgtgtgtgtgtgtgtgtgtgtgtgtgtgtgtgtgtgtgtgtgtgtaggatttaAGGAATGTATCACTAATAAAGTACCTACCGTTGAATCGTTCATCATTGGGTACACAATCTATGTTGTCACGCTCTTCACAATGACTATGACAATTCTCGTAGTCATCGTCACCACTACATCCTGATGACAGAAACACAATTTCATCTGTGCTCCACGCATGTGGTGCTGGCCAAAACTGTATCATCAATGTGGCATGTGGGGCTGTCAGATACCTCCAAAATGTTTGTGTCTATGCATTCATGATGCATGGACTACGCATGAACAGAATCCTGCTCCAGGAGAAGCAATTACACTTGAGGACCGTTGCTGTATTGCTTGTCTAGAGAGCACTGTACTTATTGGGAAATACATGCTTTTCCACATTGCCTCATTCATCTCCACATTGCACCTCCTTAAATATTGCGAGATTCATCACCCAACGTATACCACGACATCCAGAAGATGTTTTTGTCTGTATCACATTGCCTATCTGTGTCACATTggatctctctgctctctctctctctctctgtgtgtgtgtgtgtgtgtgtgtgtgtgtgtgtgtgtgtgtgtgtgtgtgtgtgtgtgtgtgtgtggaggatttAGAAAGGTTTCTGTACTGTTGAAATGTATGACTGGTAAAGTACCTACCGTTCAACTTTCCATCTTTAAGGCAATTCACGTCAATCTCATTCACGTAGGCACAGTCTTCATCGCTATCGGAATCAACTACGGCATCTTTCCAGTTTAGGTAATCATTATCATCACTACATTCTGAAGGCAGAAATACAGTTAaatttgaaattgaaaatgttgGATTGGAAACTACTTGATATGTTCTCTGATGCTAAATGTGTAATATGTTCACTAAACCGGGACCTACTTCTCCTAGACAACATCCCCACAAAATCTAGAATATCAGTATCCAGGTTGTGGTATGGTATTGAGTatctctaaaatgttgaatattCAACAATTGAATATTCAATTTGAACCTTCTGTTTTTCCACAAAAAACGTCCTGTGGACTGTACCTTGACCTTTGGTGTAGGACTCTCCACAGAAACAGGCATTTCTTAATAAAATGTATGCATCTGTTTGCTTTGTTCAATCTATCATGTCATTGTACCAATTATTACAAGTGTGTCTTTTCTATCTGATGAAACTTtcttccatgttttttttttcatttgtgctGTCAAAACAGGTAGCTTGCTAGGCCTATAAAATGCATCAGGGACATTTTGCCTGCAGTTTAAATCTTAATTCGCTCTGACAGATCTTGTaatgtgcacgtgcatgtgtgtgtgtgtgtgtaggatttaAGGAAGGTTTCTGTGGAGGCTTACCATGACATCCAGATGATGTTTTAGTCTGTGTACATTTTAATTGTTCAACGTTGGGTATACAAACTATGTAGTCATGTTCTCCACTATTGCGAATATTCTCGTAGTCATCGTCATCAGAttctgaaataataaaaaaaaaacaatttaatttgaaatggtaaaacaaacagaaaatgttGGATCCAATTGAAACTTGTGATATTGATCTCTGACACTAAATGTGTCATATTGTCCAAAACCACCAACAATGGGATAAATGACATTAGTTGGAGCTAATGGAGTGGTAGGGTTACGTTCAccctcaacaacaaaaaatcatCTCTCATAATCATATTCATGCAGGAGCCATTTATATCCACTTTTAGTTTGTTCATTTAGCTATTTTAGCCACTTGGGGGAGAACTGGTGCAGTTTGGCACGTCACAGGGAATTTaggcatagatagatagatagatagatagatactttattgatccccaaggggaaattcaaggtcccagcagcttaagacaccacacacaacatacagtacaatgtaaacaggaaaatacaaagcaaatcaataagtcaacatgactaaaggagcagtagtaAAGAAAGTAAAgctaaactaaacaaaaaacacGTTGAAGCACAAAACAACACGAGCTACTTAGGATTGCTGCCTCTCTCGTCGGCGCCGGAACCGAAGCATGCAGGTGAAGCAATCAATTATGCAAAGTTGTGGATGGCAGGGAACACACGGTTCTTACCATAGCCATTAGCACAACAGCACTTTAGGGTGAAGTACCATTCAATATGTTGAATACCTTCTCTACTTTTATGACAAACGGGAACACCACCCAAAGAGAGCTAATGGGATTCCTATAGGATCCTTTCTGCTATACGCACTGAGAACACCATGCCATCCATGACAAGGCTTATTGGATAGCCTTGACAATGCACTTCCAAGCATACATTTTGGGCTAACGGCGTATTTATAAAATAATTTTGTAGTTTAGCATCGTAGTGAATGGTATGGTGTTTCAAAGCAACAAAGTGACAGTCCTGCATTTTCTCTTAGCAGAAAGTACATTTCAACATCAACATCTCAATTTCTCAACATCCCTTACTTCATAACCTGAAACTCTTGAGTTTGAGTACTTGCTCAAAGACACTTGGTCATGAAGAGTTGGGGTTGAACTGGCAAACCTtcgtgtgtctgtatctgtgtgtgtgtgtgtgtgtgtgtgtgtgtgtgtgtgtgtgtgtgtgtgtgtgtgtgtgtgtgtgtgtgtgtgtgtgtgtgtgtgtgtgtgtgtgtgtgtgtgtgtgtgtgtgtgtgtgtgtgtgtgtgtgtgtgtgtgtgtgtgtcctcaaaatagtttttttagAGTGGTGCATGATACAAACATTTCAAGGTGATTTTCAGCTGCCAAAATATGCGTCCTATGTGGGTCATACTACAGTGTGGAGAATTACAGAAATAGTGGAAAagcatcaaattcaagactctaacACTTGCCTACTTgactttttatttgttgttagaagtgctcttaaaacctaaatgttttttcatgttgtaagtcgctttggttaaaaagcatcagccaaatgaaatgtaatgtaatggaaaagtcttgtgtGGAATAGAGAGGCAgtgatacaaaaaaataatgtgttCGTCTATGTGGATGAGCAGGTCAATTATTTTTGGATGGGCAACATAGCAAAGTTGTCCAATTCTATCATaattgacagacacacaaaacaaacaatacagtCAGTGCTACCTAACTAActcaagttgctgcagccaacagctagaaaAGCCAGGCAGCTAAATTGTCACAAACTGGGGGCATCTTTACAATCAGGCCCCCCAGAGTAGCACTGTACTGCTGCCAAAACAGCATAGTTGGAGAATAATATACTAATAGGTTTCAAATACGAATTAAATATGATATCATCTTATCAAAATAGGTGTAATCtataaaacaaacatgaaacaaaaatgtCAAAGTGATTTTCATGATCACCTACCTATTCTTCAATGGGGATTAATGACAGTATCAAAATTACTATACAATCAAGAGTTTTCAGGAAGCAAAATCTTTGTTGtgttagtgtagtgtaatgtgtgGAGCAAATGCTTACCAGGAGACATGGCAAGCGATGCAGCCACTGGGGCCATTCCACCCCTTGGGATTGGCAGTGAACAGGCACCAAAAAACGTTCCTGGTAGAAGCATAAAACATCAGAAAAAAACAGGTTAACAGCAACTTCTTGTTTTTCTGAGGACAGAAGTAGAGACACACTCTAACCTGGCGTTGGCACAGTGGTCCCTGCACAGTCTGAATTAAGTTATTATGTTGGTGGGAATGTTATTACATTAACTTCCCACCAATGCAATAAATCACTGATTAAGTGACATCTGTTTTATCCGTTGTAAAGGTACAGTCACATCTAAACCAATTTCATTACCATAAAGCTTTGAGGTGCAGAACAATGCTTTTACTTAAAGTgaaatattactccaatacaagtcaGATTTTTACTAAAGTTTAAGTAGAAAAGTAAGTAACAGTAATCAAGTAAATGTACTTAGTTACTGTCCACCCTTGATTGCGATGCTTTCGTCCATCAATGAATGTCTTAACATTCAAACTTTCAGTATTGATTCACAGACTAATAAGTGACAAACCCTAAGTGAGGTCATATCTTTTCTGAAGAGCAGGAATCAAGTTTGAAATAGAGGACAAACAGGCCAAAACAGCTTGAAAAGGAAAATCCCTCAATTTTGTGTTGGTAATTTCTCTAAAGCGATGTATGATACATTTTCAAGGTGATTTTCATGATCAGCAATCAGTAAttgataagaaaaaaaacattatttgaaGTGCCAAAGGATGCTTGCTTTAATATACGACAAtataattacaaaaataaataattacaaaaataggctaaaaaaaaacatatgtgaCAAAGCATATCTAGGGAGAATTTTGTGATCAGCAGCCCCCAAAATGGTCATTACTCCATTTAGTGTGATAAATGGTGTCAACATTTTTGCACAAAATGTAGGGGAAAACTGGCTAAAAGAGCAATTATTTTCCTGAACACAGAGTCACATTGGCTATATATTGAGATCCACTCTAACCTGGCGTTGGCACAGGTCTGTGGAGCAGAGGTCCCTGCACAGTCTGTCCGCTGCCCTTGTGGATGGCGATGAAGgcggtgtgtgtgcagctgactCCAGACTGCAGGCTGAGCTGCAGCAGCTTCTCTCTCAGGGCCTTCGCCTCTGGTCCTGCTgccctctcctccgtctccagTGAGCGGATCAGGGCTCGAGCCCCCAGCCGGTGGAGAGTCAGCCTGAAGTGGGGAAGGACCAGTAGACTTCTAAAATTCCAGTATTTCATATCACAAAATGAATAATAACAGACATTGACATAAATATCATGAATCAAATGAATGTGCGGCAATTAACGGGGTCCAAGCAATATGATATCaatattctgagaaaaatgtttataaataaatatatttaaaaataatataaatatattataaaGTCGCAAATTTGCGAGAAAAAAGtcacaaatttgccacattataaagtttcacatttgccacattataaagctGAACTACAAAGCCCATCTGAACTGCCCTCAAATGTAACCACCTGTAACCTTGCATCTGTTCAGTTAGTTGCTGGTGGACAAAAGCCATCACCGCCTCAGACTGCTATGGTTTTTTCTTTGAAACAGGCCAAGTTTCTTGCAGCGTCTCTTCAAAATCCAAATACTTAGATGGTATGGTGATACTGTATGGTGATTTGGTGATTCTGGGCTAAAATAATGATATAGTTTGTCTACCGTATACATTATGCACACTAAACAGTAGCCTAACTTGCGACTGAGTTATCTGGTTTACTGAATAAATCGTAAATTTGCGACTtaataatgtggcaaatttgcgacttaataatgtggcaaatttgcgactctataatgtggcaaatttgcgaCTTTATCATGTGGCAAATATACAAGTTTATTTCTCCttggaaaaatatatatttatacgtggccctaatacgacGTCGTACTTTCCTGTAAACTTTTCTGACAGACCATTTTTTCAAATCAAAGAAAGAAATCTATTTTGGCAATCAAAATATATTAGTTATCATGTTATGTTAATAAATTGAATAAATTATCATTTTAACTATTTAAAAATCCAACCAACACGTCATATGACCACACAGTGAATCCACTCATTGAATCTCATCTTATAGGCGTATATACatgtgtatatacatgtgtgtgtatgcgtgcatgcgtgtgactGTTACCCAGTATGTTGTGTGGGTTTTAGACAGAAGTTCAGTTGCTCCTCAATCAAGTCTTCTTTCAGGTTGTATTGTATTGTCACAGACCCTTCAGAATGCTCTGAATTCTAAGGACAAGACAGGCAGATAAAATATTATTATATGAGGTTGGAAACCTTGTATGTTAATATGATATGATTCAAGATGAATGTTGTGCTTTCAAATAGAACTCTGAAGTCAAATTGCTATTTACATATATTTAACTAATATTGTCTATAAGAAGTCCAAAactaaaaacaataataatagaaaCAAATGGAAAAATTAACATTAATCTGGAAGGACCGCTAATGAACATTTAAGTTAGTGCAGCACTGAACCAAGAAAAAGTACTACCACTCCATTGAGCTGGGCATAGAGCAGTGCCCTTTGACCCTGGAAGAGCACAGTGATTGGTGGAGATAAAGGGATGACTGAAAGTGGATTTAGGCCATCTCCTCCAGACTGGCCAGGTTCCTGGGTCCTCTTCCTTCTTTGAAAAAAAGCTTTCACATTGCCAAGTTTTTGAAAGAATGATATTCGGTTGTGGACTGTATTTTTGATCTGAAGGGCCCCTGTGAAACCATCTGAAAGGTTCCATTTGACTGAGATATTTTTGACGACTGGCTGAAGAGCAAAGCGGAGAGACTGCATCACCTATAGGAAGAAAAATAGACCAATCACAGTTTACTGAACCATAATAGATTTCAAGTAAGATAAAGATAATAGATGCAGAAGAGGtgatttcttctctctctcagaattcAAGCCTTCTGTTGTCTCCATGTCCTCCTACCTTGGGCTGCATGCGGTCTGTTCCTGTGATaaactgagcatgcccagagcCCTCCTTGGCCAGGCCTGTGATTAAAGCAGTGCTGGCACCCTCTCCGATTCCAAAAGAGAAGCACCTGCACACAATACAAATTTATTGTAACAATAATAGAAAAGATTCTACCTCAATTTCAAACTGTGCAAATTAGTACCAATCTTTGGAATTACAACCTATCATCAAGACATCCAACCTCGACCAACAGGAACTAGTTCacttagaagaagaataagtaCTATTCTcccaaaaagaaaatataaaaagGCAACATAAAGAAATACTTTTACATAATTACGGACAAAATAAATGAAAGCAATATGACATTAACGTATAATCCAGACTACAAAAGATGCATAAAATATGTGATAATCCTTTGCCACAGACCTGACACTGCGAAAAAAGAAATTCAGTTCTACTTGAGACATTAGCTAAGACATTTCTTTCTTCCAGTCCTCTTAATTTCACAGATCTTCCATGTCACTGGTTAAGAAGGAATATTATGACAGACATACAGCACACTAATGCAGATCTGTGTCCATCAACTGAAAAATGAAACTTAAATGTCCTACATGTACATAAATAACTTGAAAATACAACTGTCATTTTATAGGCTATACCAACCTGTGGGAGTGAAGATTTTTTTTCACCAGGTCCAAAACCTCCTTGGTATTCCCCACCTCTCCATCAGTAAAAATGAACAGCTGAAGAACATACAAGAAGAACTCGTATACGATAGGACAAGAGAGGCAGAACTCAGAAGTCTCAAAACTTTTATACCTGAAATTTCAGACAAGAAAATCTACACTGCTGCCAGAACTGGAGACAGGTGATAATACAATGAGTCAGTAATTCCCACCTGTCTGGGGTGACTGGGGATGCAGGGCTGGCTGTAGATGTGTTTCAGAGGCTGAAGAATCTCAGTGCCCCCCATGTCTGCTCTCATTCCCTTCACTTTCTCAAGAGCATCGTCCATCGTCTTCTGGTTGTACTTGACGCTTTTCCTGAAGAGGTCATCATGTTAATAATGTTACTCAAGTCATGGAATcacttagcctggctagcgccaaccacttctcaaatgagacgtggtctggcaaccagacgttcattttctagtatttgaaaaaatgcccagatccgttcattgggcgccacggatgtctatcaaatgcgtctgtgcatagcttaTCATGGTTTTGCTTTCCCCCTGTTCTgcgattggtcccctatctcagtcaaaaatcagggtggtagtttccagattgccttagcagcgtgaaatcatagtgcaaggcaggatgggaacacccaggctaggaaTGACTAATTTGATTGATTAATAAAGATTACTGTAATATCCTCTTTCAAGCAGACAAAAGTCATCACACTGCACTAATCTGATATGAAGATACACAACTGTTAACATCAGATGTAGTGTAATGAAAAAGTAAACTTAACGGGAAGAAATGGTCATGATGAGAGCCAAAGCTGTAAATGTTGAAGTAGCAACCCATGGGGAGACTCTTCAAGAGCAGGAGCAGAGTGTCCTGGAGGTAAAATCAGTGAAAGTTACAGTATGAAGCTCATTGAGAAGTCTCAGGGTGTAGTGTGCAGGTTAAACATGGGAGAAGTCAAGCGTTGAGAGCAGCCCAGAGCAGCCCATCAGCGTGCGTGCCTTATCTCCTGAGTGCACTGAGAAGAGCACCATTTAGGTTCTCTCTACCACCACTGCAATCATGGTACCTTGGCACTCTCTATGCGCATCTTTGCATCTTTTCCTGAGTGCATCTTGCAGTCCATACTCCCTGATCGGTCCACCACAAAAATAAACTCTCCACATGTGGCAAGTGAGGATGTTGCTGCAGCAGGGAACTCTGGGTAAATGCTGATCATTACAACAGGGTCACCCATTAAAGAGCCtgggggagaaacagagaggggaacTTAATTTGTATTAACTTGACTAAACTTCTCTATACAAAATGGGTAAGATGCATTATTTTTCAACCACAGCCTTTAACAAATGAGCTCCACACAAATGTCCAGATTATCAGCATGAAGAGCACAAGCCCTCACCTGGCTCAGCACTGTCCAGTCCAGCCTCCACTATGGCAGTGGGCTTATGAGCATCCTGGTAatacagcagcagctccacatCTCGATCAAACAGGTGGCCTGGAGAGAGACTCACCTGGAGGATCAGAGAGGAATATAATATTAcagcacactaacacaacacCATAAGCACCTAGTGCTTATAATCACACATTCATAATGGCCAGCCCTCCGTACCGTGGCCTGTGTTTTGTCTGGGTTGAGGTAAGCCAGTGGCTCCAGATGACAGTTGGACTCCACTTTAGAGATGGACTGGGGGgaggacagctgagcactgagaGCCAACGTGTAGGGCACCGTACCAGCTGGGACTGAAGTCACGGTGGCCATTTGACTCCTGTCCATGTCTGAGAAGACAGTTGGGAAGATGCATGTGGAATTTTACAGAgctattttttgcatttttactAATTTACCCTCAAATGCTCAGGTGCCGCCTTCAACCATACAGAAATCAAACTTCAAAGCAATCAGTGAATTAGTAACTAACAGCAACCGAAGGGCTCCGTGCTCCCCCATGGCCTCTCACCCTGGGGTGTGTAGCGGGGGTTGAGCACAGCGGGCAGACAGAAGCGCAGGGCGTCATCAGCTTGCATGGCCAGCTCTGAGATGTAGACCAGAGTGATGGCAGCACTCTCTCCTGGAGGCAGGCTGCCCACGTTCAGCTGGAACACGTCTGGGCTCTGAGCACTCTCCTCCAACAGGAAGGCCTGGTGGCCCGAGCTCAACGCATCATCATATTTCTCTCGGGCCTGGACAAAGGAAAAGCTGAAGGCATCATCATACTGCTGCCTGGACCATGGGAGAGTGCCATTGTCTTGAGTCCAAAAGTGCACCGAGACCAAGAAACACACTAATAAGCATATAATAGAAGCAGTACAGTAATATGTCAATACAGTCAGGAACCATATGCAATTTCAAGCCCATTACATTTTTTTGCCACATTCAGCAAACATCTTCATGATTCGCTTGCTGCCTATAGGCTTACAGCTCAAGCTACAAAGATTGGAAATGAACAAAGGACAGCCTGTCCTCCAAACAATACAAGTTTCTCTGGGAACACTGAGGGGGTGAGCTTAACTCTTTGGTGTCTTTTGCCTGGTTCTTATAAGAAAATATAGTATAGCCTAtgctgttttggacaaaagcgtctgctataTCACTTATTATTGTAATGTTTTTCACATAAAATTgattaaataaaaaagaaatctcAATGCTCAACTTTTCTAGCCtcgaaatctagacgcccctagcagtTGTCCGGgtcagtctagcaactctccgtagaGCTTGGGAGCCAGGCTTTGGCAGAATCACcagaccaatcacatcgtgtagtcggggggcgggcttaacataatggtgactgacatgccatgcgaccagaagttgtgacggttacgcatcctgctatccTGAAGATTatttgtttagcgttatcctattgcatggaatttgaaagacaactgtttatcccatccctccgattgagccctacggtgagttcccagaccctacatcttgatgtgggtctggctggtcaggctacaaCTTTTCTGCACATAAATGTGATTTTCTTTAAGTCAAGTCGTCAAGAGACCGCACTCAGGTGCTGGAATTCATACGAAAACTGTATTTAAAAAAGCCACAACAACATTATAGGCTctgacaaacaaaaaagaaagacaaacgtTTCGGGCCTAGCCCATCATCAGTGTCTCAATTTCGAAGCTACTCAAATGTGTCTAAAATTTACAAATAATGCATGTAAGCATACatctacagtgcctatagaaagttatcatacccttttgaaatagttacttattttgtcttacagcctgaaatcaaaacccatttttaaaaaaatcttttccagttttattaacaaatctaGCTGTACaagatcaaaataatgaaaaaaagtcaacagttctgaaaattaataaaaaattaaaaactagaataacagggttggaaaagtcatcatacccctgacttaatactttgtaaagcttccttttgctttcattacagccatcaatctgtttagaTATgcctctattatagctttgcatacctagataggggaatatttgcccaattttctgtgcagaaatgttaaaatttagtcaaattctgtagggaatggcgatggactgctctcttcaagtcaatccacagattttctataggatttaagtcagggctctgactttgccactcaaggatattcaccatcctatccttaagccactgctttgttcttttggcagtatatgtttaggattattgtcgtgttggaaggcgaatgacct
The Sardina pilchardus chromosome 13, fSarPil1.1, whole genome shotgun sequence genome window above contains:
- the LOC134099609 gene encoding von Willebrand factor A domain-containing protein 5A-like isoform X2, whose protein sequence is MEYSCGLVTKNKKPVPLKSVEVDVHVKGHVATVTSTLRYVNGEERPLEAVFVFPLPGESAVCHLSAKIGDTEVVAKLQDKQKAREKYDDALSSGHQAFLLEESAQSPDVFQLNVGSLPPGESAAITLVYISELAMQADDALRFCLPAVLNPRYTPQGERPWGSTEPFGCYMDRSQMATVTSVPAGTVPYTLALSAQLSSPQSISKVESNCHLEPLAYLNPDKTQATVSLSPGHLFDRDVELLLYYQDAHKPTAIVEAGLDSAEPGSLMGDPVVMISIYPEFPAAATSSLATCGEFIFVVDRSGSMDCKMHSGKDAKMRIESAKDTLLLLLKSLPMGCYFNIYSFGSHHDHFFPKSVKYNQKTMDDALEKVKGMRADMGGTEILQPLKHIYSQPCIPSHPRQLFIFTDGEVGNTKEVLDLVKKNLHSHRCFSFGIGEGASTALITGLAKEGSGHAQFITGTDRMQPKVMQSLRFALQPVVKNISVKWNLSDGFTGALQIKNTVHNRISFFQKLGNVKAFFQRRKRTQEPGQSGGDGLNPLSVIPLSPPITVLFQGQRALLYAQLNGVNSEHSEGSVTIQYNLKEDLIEEQLNFCLKPTQHTGLTLHRLGARALIRSLETEERAAGPEAKALREKLLQLSLQSGVSCTHTAFIAIHKGSGQTVQGPLLHRPVPTPGTFFGACSLPIPRGGMAPVAASLAMSPESDDDDYENIRNSGEHDYIVCIPNVEQLKCTQTKTSSGCHECSDDNDYLNWKDAVVDSDSDEDCAYVNEIDVNCLKDGKLNGCSGDDDYENCHSHCEERDNIDCVPNDERFNGCSHPDLDSDEDCDEQSYVNCEQFKSNVIKVPQTCEDPYLELISLQKADGSWEMESALAKILGRTYEKAYQLMPIGANRSVSATVLALIWLYGFCLEARDEWQFVAMKAASWIQAQKVDCVSQCVQAGNALLGCQLQQETLGL
- the LOC134099609 gene encoding von Willebrand factor A domain-containing protein 5A-like isoform X1; amino-acid sequence: MEYSCGLVTKNKKPVPLKSVEVDVHVKGHVATVTSTLRYVNGEERPLEAVFVFPLPGESAVCHLSAKIGDTEVVAKLQDKQKAREKYDDALSSGHQAFLLEESAQSPDVFQLNVGSLPPGESAAITLVYISELAMQADDALRFCLPAVLNPRYTPQGERPWGSTEPFGCYMDRSQMATVTSVPAGTVPYTLALSAQLSSPQSISKVESNCHLEPLAYLNPDKTQATVSLSPGHLFDRDVELLLYYQDAHKPTAIVEAGLDSAEPGSLMGDPVVMISIYPEFPAAATSSLATCGEFIFVVDRSGSMDCKMHSGKDAKMRIESAKDTLLLLLKSLPMGCYFNIYSFGSHHDHFFPKSVKYNQKTMDDALEKVKGMRADMGGTEILQPLKHIYSQPCIPSHPRQLFIFTDGEVGNTKEVLDLVKKNLHSHRCFSFGIGEGASTALITGLAKEGSGHAQFITGTDRMQPKVMQSLRFALQPVVKNISVKWNLSDGFTGALQIKNTVHNRISFFQKLGNVKAFFQRRKRTQEPGQSGGDGLNPLSVIPLSPPITVLFQGQRALLYAQLNGVNSEHSEGSVTIQYNLKEDLIEEQLNFCLKPTQHTGSLLVLPHFRLTLHRLGARALIRSLETEERAAGPEAKALREKLLQLSLQSGVSCTHTAFIAIHKGSGQTVQGPLLHRPVPTPGTFFGACSLPIPRGGMAPVAASLAMSPESDDDDYENIRNSGEHDYIVCIPNVEQLKCTQTKTSSGCHECSDDNDYLNWKDAVVDSDSDEDCAYVNEIDVNCLKDGKLNGCSGDDDYENCHSHCEERDNIDCVPNDERFNGCSHPDLDSDEDCDEQSYVNCEQFKSNVIKVPQTCEDPYLELISLQKADGSWEMESALAKILGRTYEKAYQLMPIGANRSVSATVLALIWLYGFCLEARDEWQFVAMKAASWIQAQKVDCVSQCVQAGNALLGCQLQQETLGL
- the LOC134099609 gene encoding von Willebrand factor A domain-containing protein 5A-like isoform X3, with the translated sequence MEYSCGLVTKNKKPVPLKSVEVDVHVKGHVATVTSTLRYVNGEERPLEAVFVFPLPGESAVCHLSAKIGDTEVVAKLQDKQKAREKYDDALSSGHQAFLLEESAQSPDVFQLNVGSLPPGESAAITLVYISELAMQADDALRFCLPAVLNPRYTPQDMDRSQMATVTSVPAGTVPYTLALSAQLSSPQSISKVESNCHLEPLAYLNPDKTQATVSLSPGHLFDRDVELLLYYQDAHKPTAIVEAGLDSAEPGSLMGDPVVMISIYPEFPAAATSSLATCGEFIFVVDRSGSMDCKMHSGKDAKMRIESAKDTLLLLLKSLPMGCYFNIYSFGSHHDHFFPKSVKYNQKTMDDALEKVKGMRADMGGTEILQPLKHIYSQPCIPSHPRQLFIFTDGEVGNTKEVLDLVKKNLHSHRCFSFGIGEGASTALITGLAKEGSGHAQFITGTDRMQPKVMQSLRFALQPVVKNISVKWNLSDGFTGALQIKNTVHNRISFFQKLGNVKAFFQRRKRTQEPGQSGGDGLNPLSVIPLSPPITVLFQGQRALLYAQLNGVNSEHSEGSVTIQYNLKEDLIEEQLNFCLKPTQHTGSLLVLPHFRLTLHRLGARALIRSLETEERAAGPEAKALREKLLQLSLQSGVSCTHTAFIAIHKGSGQTVQGPLLHRPVPTPGTFFGACSLPIPRGGMAPVAASLAMSPESDDDDYENIRNSGEHDYIVCIPNVEQLKCTQTKTSSGCHECSDDNDYLNWKDAVVDSDSDEDCAYVNEIDVNCLKDGKLNGCSGDDDYENCHSHCEERDNIDCVPNDERFNGCSHPDLDSDEDCDEQSYVNCEQFKSNVIKVPQTCEDPYLELISLQKADGSWEMESALAKILGRTYEKAYQLMPIGANRSVSATVLALIWLYGFCLEARDEWQFVAMKAASWIQAQKVDCVSQCVQAGNALLGCQLQQETLGL
- the LOC134099609 gene encoding von Willebrand factor A domain-containing protein 5A-like isoform X4; translation: MEYSCGLVTKNKKPVPLKSVEVDVHVKGHVATVTSTLRYVNGEERPLEAVFVFPLPGESAVCHLSAKIGDTEVVAKLQDKQKAREKYDDALSSGHQAFLLEESAQSPDVFQLNVGSLPPGESAAITLVYISELAMQADDALRFCLPAVLNPRYTPQGERPWGSTEPFGCYMDRSQMATVTSVPAGTVPYTLALSAQLSSPQSISKVESNCHLEPLAYLNPDKTQATVSLSPGHLFDRDVELLLYYQDAHKPTAIVEAGLDSAEPGSLMGDPVVMISIYPEFPAAATSSLATCGEFIFVVDRSGSMDCKMHSGKDAKMRIESAKDTLLLLLKSLPMGCYFNIYSFGSHHDHFFPKSVKYNQKTMDDALEKVKGMRADMGGTEILQPLKHIYSQPCIPSHPRQLFIFTDGEVGNTKEVLDLVKKNLHSHRCFSFGIGEGASTALITGLAKEGSGHAQFITGTDRMQPKVMQSLRFALQPVVKNISVKWNLSDGFTGALQIKNTVHNRISFFQKLGNVKAFFQRRKRTQEPGQSGGDGLNPLSVIPLSPPITVLFQGQRALLYAQLNGVNSEHSEGSVTIQYNLKEDLIEEQLNFCLKPTQHTGSLLVLPHFRLTLHRLGARALIRSLETEERAAGPEAKALREKLLQLSLQSGVSCTHTAFIAIHKGSGQTVQGPLLHRPVPTPGTFFGACSLPIPRGGMAPVAASLAMSPESDDDDYENIRNSGEHDYIVCIPNVEQLKCTQTKTSSGCHECSDDNDYLNWKDAVVDSDSDEDCAYVNEIDVNCLKDGKLNGGAMWR